The genomic window AGCTTCAACCGCCACTCTTGCACCAGAATAGTCTGAGTGTTGATAGCCAGCGTTTACAAGATGTGCCATAATCATTAGGGGAGAGCGAAGCGCGGTTGGCTGGTCGATGGTTTTGAAAGGATAAAGAGAAGGATAACGGTGTCTCACTTCTTCTAGCAAGTCTCTGCATTCTTTAGCTCGATAATCTGCAACTGCGCCTACAGCACCTACCCAACACGTATCATCTTCCTTTGTGTAATGCTTGTATAGGACGTAGGAATAGCATGATGCGGGGATGTTTCTAAGATTAAAGTTCAACGGGTTTATGTGGACGCATCTTTCAGGCCACCTGAGAGATTTTGATTGAATATGATGGTCATATATCAACATACGTGCGCCAAGAAAGCTTAGAATGTTCTTAATTTTCTCTATGGAATTTGTAAGCGCGAGATCAACTGAGACTATAAATTTTGGTTTTTCTTCTTGTAGTTTCTTAAGAAGTCTCGGTGTTAGCTCAACTGAATGCTTCTCTGGCGAGGCGAAATTGAGAAATCCATGTGTGGTTTGCTTGGAAACCAGATTAAGGAGGGTTGCAGTGGCGCAGCAACCGTCCGCGTCGTCGTGAAAGAGTAAGAAGGCAGAGTTTTCTGTGAAAATAGGGGATAATATTGTCTCTGACTGTTTGATGATTTTTAGCCAGTTTTCCAAAGGGGTCAACTTCAAATTGTCGCCAGTTGCTAGGGGCAGAATCAACAGTGGTTGTCTGGGAAGTAGTTATTAAGACTTAGATTTAATGTAACCGAGTTTCACAAGCTTTCCAATGACTTTTGCTGCGTTGTTTTGTGAGGAATCGTGTTCGGTGTCCAGCAGCACTTCAGGGTTCGAAGGCTCTTCATAGGGGTCTTGAATCCCCGTCATGTTAGTTATCTCTCCAGCGAGGGCTTTCTTGTAAAGCCCTTTCGGATCTCGTCTAATGCATTCTTTGATGGAGCAGCTTAGGTAAACTTCGACAAATTTGGGTAGGTTTTCTCTTGCGTAGGCTCTAGTGCTTCTGTAGGGCGAGATCAGAGAAACGATGGCGTTTACGCCGTTTCGTGTTAGGAGTCTGCAGACGTAGATTATTCTTTTGTTGTGTGTGTCTCTGTCTTCCTTGCTAAAACCAAGTCCTTTGCTAAGGTTTCTTCTCACTTCGTCGCCGTCAAACAGCTCCACCTTAAGATTCCTTTCTTTCAATT from Candidatus Bathyarchaeota archaeon includes these protein-coding regions:
- a CDS encoding DHHA1 domain-containing protein, with the protein product MILPLATGDNLKLTPLENWLKIIKQSETILSPIFTENSAFLLFHDDADGCCATATLLNLVSKQTTHGFLNFASPEKHSVELTPRLLKKLQEEKPKFIVSVDLALTNSIEKIKNILSFLGARMLIYDHHIQSKSLRWPERCVHINPLNFNLRNIPASCYSYVLYKHYTKEDDTCWVGAVGAVADYRAKECRDLLEEVRHRYPSLYPFKTIDQPTALRSPLMIMAHLVNAGYQHSDYSGARVAVEALNEALQLDDPTALLEGKTKKARLLHRFRREVDEELRKYLEQFDSEAEFHLDTRVVFYSLKPKFNITSQIATQLQHSNPNTIIAVMSPETQKTLKVSLRRGSKTKTDLATLAEATVAGLVQASGGGHQDAAGCILRNEDVNLWKENTLQHLRRALS
- the cysC gene encoding adenylyl-sulfate kinase; translation: MNQEDQGFVVWLTGLPGSGKTTIAQKLHGELKERNLKVELFDGDEVRRNLSKGLGFSKEDRDTHNKRIIYVCRLLTRNGVNAIVSLISPYRSTRAYARENLPKFVEVYLSCSIKECIRRDPKGLYKKALAGEITNMTGIQDPYEEPSNPEVLLDTEHDSSQNNAAKVIGKLVKLGYIKSKS